Proteins from one Mesorhizobium sp. M9A.F.Ca.ET.002.03.1.2 genomic window:
- a CDS encoding serine hydrolase — protein sequence MGMLEFDGQRYLDGRASDPRKLGWMCGAPPPADKRINREGDNFLEFPQRRWSLSHMREFLATVNVSRGEARPSPLDRSEKAADIDAITFVQPNERSRRFDEALFDTYTDGIVVLHRGRIVYERYFGALQPHLPHSCQSVTKSYAGTLAAAFVHEGVLDEGKVISYYLPELRGTAWEDATLRQVMDMQTGLAYTGDYTDEHSGVRAFGRAVGYRWRPPGYVGPQTLCDYLRTIRKEGAHGERFSYKCVDTEVMAWVMARATGRSFAQLLHERLWAPLGCEENAYIVVDSGGMPMVCGGLSSTLRDLARFGELMRREGEWNGKQLIPASVVYEVQKGVESEKCPNVPQPGCSYRSQWWVTHNELGALEARGMYGQRLYVAPRAEMVVARFASHPLLTNAGNDSITVPQMLALGRMLRA from the coding sequence ATGGGTATGCTCGAATTCGACGGACAGCGCTATCTCGACGGCCGCGCGTCCGATCCGCGCAAACTCGGCTGGATGTGTGGTGCACCGCCGCCCGCGGACAAGCGCATTAACCGTGAAGGTGACAATTTTCTCGAGTTCCCGCAGAGGCGCTGGTCGCTGTCACACATGCGCGAGTTTTTGGCGACTGTGAATGTGTCGCGCGGGGAGGCGCGGCCTTCGCCGCTCGATCGTAGTGAGAAGGCGGCCGACATCGACGCGATCACCTTCGTCCAGCCGAACGAGCGTAGCCGCCGGTTCGATGAGGCGCTGTTCGACACCTACACCGACGGCATCGTGGTGCTGCACCGCGGCCGCATTGTATATGAGCGCTATTTTGGCGCGCTTCAGCCGCACCTTCCGCATTCGTGTCAGTCGGTCACAAAATCGTACGCTGGCACGCTTGCCGCAGCGTTCGTGCACGAAGGCGTGCTCGATGAGGGTAAGGTAATCTCGTATTACCTGCCCGAGTTGCGCGGCACCGCTTGGGAGGATGCTACGCTGCGCCAGGTAATGGATATGCAGACGGGTCTAGCCTACACAGGTGATTATACGGACGAGCATTCTGGTGTTCGGGCGTTTGGCCGAGCCGTGGGCTATCGGTGGCGGCCGCCCGGCTACGTCGGCCCGCAAACTTTGTGCGACTATCTGCGCACAATACGCAAGGAAGGCGCGCACGGCGAACGGTTCTCGTACAAGTGCGTTGACACGGAGGTCATGGCTTGGGTGATGGCGCGCGCGACCGGCCGCTCGTTCGCGCAGCTCCTGCACGAGCGCCTTTGGGCGCCGCTGGGCTGCGAGGAGAATGCCTACATTGTCGTCGACTCGGGAGGCATGCCGATGGTCTGCGGCGGCCTGAGCTCTACCTTGCGTGACTTGGCGCGCTTCGGCGAGCTGATGCGTCGCGAAGGCGAGTGGAATGGAAAGCAGCTCATTCCCGCGTCCGTCGTATACGAGGTGCAAAAGGGCGTTGAGTCCGAGAAGTGCCCCAATGTGCCGCAGCCCGGCTGTTCGTATCGCAGCCAGTGGTGGGTGACACACAACGAGCTGGGTGCCTTGGAAGCTCGGGGCATGTACGGTCAGCGCCTATATGTCGCGCCGAGGGCGGAGATGGTGGTCGCCCGCTTCGCGTCGCACCCGCTGCTGACAAATGCTGGGAATGACTCGATCACTGTCCCGCAAATGCTGGCACTGGGGCGGATGCTGCGTGCATAG
- a CDS encoding ABC transporter substrate-binding protein, whose amino-acid sequence MTRNASWLDNLRAGLTPPENHLIDGYVDGRVSRREFLRHGSLLGLSLPFLGRVGLATGLGAAPSVARAAGQPGATIRVACTAPEAEIDPVLVGDYGAFLMLQQVGEFLCVDGPDLLLRPSLATSWKSNEDGSVWTFTLRKGVKFHSGGEMRADDVVATMDRLADPKNSSNALSVFKGILQSGATRKVDDYTVEFHLNGPNGNFPYLVSSDNYNAIILPASYPGHYETAWDGTGPFRLHKYTRNVGASFIRNEEYWGRKSLPARTEFTFFADIQPQILALQAGEVDIINKLPALAGVALLNDPSVNVMTIKSSAHQPVHMQCDSEVFKDPRVRQAVSLCLDREKLKTGLMKDRAIIGNDSPLASVYPSADPSVPQRKQDIRKARELMKAAGKENGFQVALTTEQYLEIPAYAQLIQRWVKEIGIDLTLDIMDRNVFYGDAVRGKSPWRDSVMGIADFGHRGVPNVFLTAILTSDGSWNSANLQNREYDALAKSYIGTLDLESQRQVAGQIQRLLLEETPVLYGYFFDHLTAMAKHIVGVQPTAMGQLFLQEAGKA is encoded by the coding sequence ATGACACGAAATGCTAGTTGGCTCGACAATCTTCGCGCTGGCCTTACGCCTCCCGAAAACCACTTAATAGATGGGTACGTCGATGGTCGCGTAAGTCGTCGCGAATTTTTGCGGCATGGCAGTTTGCTTGGCCTGTCGCTGCCCTTTCTTGGCCGGGTCGGGCTGGCAACTGGCTTGGGCGCCGCGCCGTCCGTAGCTCGGGCCGCGGGCCAGCCAGGCGCAACCATTCGGGTTGCCTGCACAGCGCCGGAGGCGGAGATCGACCCTGTCCTGGTGGGTGACTATGGTGCGTTCCTGATGCTCCAGCAGGTCGGCGAGTTCCTCTGCGTGGATGGGCCCGACTTGCTGCTAAGGCCCTCGCTTGCGACAAGCTGGAAGTCCAATGAGGACGGCTCCGTCTGGACCTTCACGTTGCGCAAGGGCGTCAAATTTCATTCTGGCGGCGAGATGAGAGCTGACGATGTCGTCGCCACCATGGACCGCCTGGCTGATCCCAAGAATTCCTCGAACGCACTTTCGGTGTTCAAGGGCATCCTTCAGTCGGGCGCTACTCGCAAAGTGGACGATTACACCGTCGAGTTCCATCTCAACGGTCCGAACGGCAACTTTCCTTACCTGGTTTCGTCAGACAACTATAATGCGATCATTCTGCCTGCCAGCTATCCCGGGCACTACGAGACGGCTTGGGACGGTACCGGACCGTTTAGACTGCACAAATACACCCGAAATGTGGGCGCGAGCTTCATCCGGAATGAAGAGTACTGGGGACGTAAGTCGCTGCCAGCAAGGACAGAATTTACCTTCTTCGCTGATATCCAGCCTCAAATACTCGCGTTGCAGGCTGGAGAGGTAGACATAATCAACAAGCTTCCCGCGCTCGCCGGCGTGGCGCTACTGAACGATCCTAGCGTCAACGTTATGACCATAAAGTCTTCCGCGCATCAGCCAGTTCACATGCAATGCGACAGTGAGGTGTTCAAGGACCCGCGCGTCCGTCAGGCGGTGTCCCTATGTCTCGACCGCGAAAAGCTCAAGACGGGTCTAATGAAAGACCGTGCCATTATCGGGAACGACAGTCCCCTCGCCTCGGTCTATCCCTCCGCGGACCCGAGCGTGCCGCAGCGCAAGCAGGACATCCGAAAGGCCAGAGAACTGATGAAGGCGGCAGGGAAGGAGAATGGCTTCCAAGTAGCGCTTACAACCGAGCAGTATCTGGAAATCCCGGCCTATGCGCAGCTGATCCAGCGCTGGGTAAAGGAGATCGGCATCGATCTGACTTTGGACATTATGGACCGGAATGTTTTCTACGGCGATGCGGTAAGAGGCAAATCGCCGTGGCGGGACTCGGTCATGGGTATAGCTGACTTCGGCCACCGCGGGGTGCCGAACGTCTTTTTAACAGCGATACTCACAAGCGACGGCTCTTGGAATTCAGCAAATCTCCAGAACAGAGAATATGACGCCCTGGCCAAATCCTACATCGGAACTCTTGATCTGGAATCGCAGCGCCAAGTTGCAGGGCAAATCCAGCGGCTTTTGCTTGAGGAGACGCCGGTGCTCTACGGTTATTTCTTCGACCATCTGACAGCGATGGCGAAACATATCGTAGGCGTCCAACCGACCGCCATGGGGCAACTTTTCCTGCAGGAGGCGGGCAAGGCATAA
- a CDS encoding ABC transporter permease translates to MSRFLGRRFAFSLTTLFLLSLLVFFVGQVLPGNVGRTILGPLADQEAVDALNRQFGLDRPIVEQYGTWIWHFLQGDMGQSYIYGVPVAPFIVQALGNSLKLALVAFMLVVPLGILGGVLAALNADRPIDRVISMGGLSATVMPEFVSGVVLIMIFGVWLRWLPISAAWPEGAGPLTQLYYVILPAIPLVLVLFGYIARMTRASMIEALDSDYTRTAVLKGLTWRRVIWRHVLRNALLPTITVIASQTGYLIGGLIVVETLFRYQGIGSLIFRAAKAKDFAMLEAGVLIIGITYAVATLLADILYSILNPRIQMETAND, encoded by the coding sequence ATGAGCCGTTTCCTAGGTAGGCGCTTCGCCTTTTCGTTGACCACGCTGTTTTTGCTGAGCCTCCTCGTGTTCTTTGTCGGACAGGTTCTGCCCGGCAATGTGGGCCGAACTATCCTTGGCCCTTTGGCCGATCAGGAGGCCGTAGATGCGCTGAATCGCCAGTTTGGCCTCGATCGACCGATCGTCGAGCAATACGGCACGTGGATATGGCATTTCCTTCAAGGCGACATGGGCCAGTCATACATCTATGGGGTGCCCGTCGCGCCCTTCATAGTGCAGGCCCTCGGCAATTCATTAAAGCTTGCGTTGGTGGCCTTCATGCTCGTCGTTCCGCTCGGCATTCTAGGAGGAGTGCTGGCTGCCCTAAATGCTGACAGGCCAATCGACAGAGTTATTAGCATGGGGGGGCTGTCGGCGACCGTGATGCCGGAATTCGTTAGTGGCGTTGTGCTGATAATGATCTTTGGCGTTTGGCTGCGCTGGCTACCGATTTCTGCTGCTTGGCCGGAAGGTGCGGGCCCCCTAACCCAACTCTACTATGTGATCTTGCCCGCCATTCCGCTCGTTCTCGTCCTGTTCGGCTACATTGCCCGAATGACGCGCGCAAGCATGATCGAAGCGCTCGACTCGGACTATACTCGCACTGCCGTCCTCAAGGGGCTGACTTGGCGCCGTGTCATCTGGCGGCACGTACTAAGGAACGCACTGCTGCCCACGATTACGGTCATAGCTAGCCAGACCGGTTACCTTATAGGCGGCCTTATCGTGGTGGAGACGCTGTTCCGATACCAAGGGATCGGATCGCTGATTTTCAGGGCAGCCAAGGCCAAGGATTTCGCAATGCTGGAGGCGGGCGTACTGATTATAGGCATCACCTATGCCGTGGCGACTTTGCTCGCCGATATCCTGTACTCCATTCTCAACCCACGTATTCAGATGGAGACGGCGAATGACTGA
- a CDS encoding ABC transporter permease, producing the protein MTDVDASHRQRRIHEVFAALFVSGSFVTGMTIVLFWALCTVLGRHLVPYDPLADDILNALAPPSAEHWFGTDQLGRDIFSRVIVGSRDILTVAPLATILATGVGTVLGLLTGYFRGVVDDVVSRFNEAMMAMPSVIVALLAIVALGTSETTVIIVIGLSFAPVIARTVRSTVLAERELDYIAAAKLRHENSMHIMFVEILPNILPPILVEFTVRLGYAIFAVATLSFIGFGLQPPSPDWGLSISTNYSMISGGYWWAVVFDALAIASLVIGINLVADGLQGALND; encoded by the coding sequence ATGACTGATGTTGACGCTAGTCACCGCCAACGCCGTATCCACGAAGTGTTCGCGGCGCTGTTCGTCTCCGGCTCCTTTGTGACGGGCATGACGATAGTTCTTTTTTGGGCGCTTTGTACCGTTCTCGGCCGGCACCTTGTGCCGTATGATCCGCTGGCTGACGATATCTTGAATGCGCTGGCACCTCCCTCTGCAGAACATTGGTTCGGGACTGACCAACTAGGCCGTGACATTTTTTCCCGGGTCATTGTCGGTTCGCGAGACATTCTTACAGTAGCGCCTCTGGCGACGATCTTGGCGACTGGTGTTGGCACAGTACTCGGTCTTCTAACCGGCTATTTTCGAGGTGTTGTAGACGACGTCGTCTCGCGCTTTAACGAAGCGATGATGGCGATGCCGTCGGTCATTGTTGCGCTACTTGCGATCGTCGCGCTGGGTACCTCAGAAACAACGGTGATCATCGTCATCGGTCTGTCTTTCGCCCCTGTTATCGCCCGCACTGTCCGCTCTACTGTTCTCGCAGAGCGTGAACTCGATTACATCGCGGCTGCCAAGCTCCGTCATGAGAATTCCATGCACATCATGTTCGTCGAAATTCTTCCCAACATACTCCCTCCCATCCTCGTCGAATTCACGGTGCGTCTTGGCTATGCGATCTTTGCAGTCGCCACACTGAGCTTCATCGGTTTCGGCTTACAGCCGCCATCACCTGACTGGGGGCTGTCAATATCGACCAACTACTCAATGATCAGCGGAGGTTATTGGTGGGCCGTGGTGTTTGATGCGCTAGCCATTGCCAGCCTTGTGATCGGGATAAATTTGGTGGCCGACGGGCTGCAAGGAGCACTCAATGACTAA
- a CDS encoding ABC transporter ATP-binding protein, whose protein sequence is MTKPTLSLDRLSVGYRSGEREHAVVRDVSLQIAPGEAYGLVGESGCGKSTVALTVVRYLPRNGKITGGSVNLDGADVMQLGPEALRSLRAKKVSMVYQDPGKALNPSLKVGRQLAEVFEVMGVPPAEREPRAVEMLKKVRIADPDSVMQRYPHQLSGGMQQRVAIAMALANDPTMLILDEPTTGLDVTVEAEVLDLVADLRNEIGASILFISHNLAVVAKMCDRVGVLYAGMLVEEGPARDIFGSPSHPYTVALLRCMPHAGQTKTHGLLESIPGFLPPPGAQLSGCPFVKRCPLADGRCRAEIPELQDCGGRLVRCHYPDRAANLPPSIEAGDVLPKPPSEAAQILRVSNLSKTYGQGNHAIRVVTDVSLSLQAGETLGLVGESGSGKTTLARMLLGLVPPDPGGSIELDGRPLAGSLERRREDEVKAVQIVFQNPDSALNRSHSVARIIGRALRRLGGFRGTDLAKRLDNLVEAVRLSPRHLTLRPRQLSGGLKQRVAIARSFAGDPRVVVCDEPTSALDVSVQAAILNLLTELQAARAVSYVFISHDLGVVRYLSDRIAVLYLGRVMEMGPSERVFGGPNHPYTEALLSAVPSIGGTQTNRIRLTGESPSAANPPPGCVFQSRCPRKIGGICEVSEPPVTEAEPGHFIRCHISAKDLMRIQLQNKGGASTRRSVQSAPSVATLS, encoded by the coding sequence ATGACTAAACCGACTCTCTCCCTGGATCGCCTCTCTGTCGGGTACCGGTCTGGGGAGCGGGAGCACGCCGTGGTGCGCGACGTCAGTTTGCAAATTGCACCGGGAGAGGCTTACGGGCTAGTCGGCGAAAGCGGCTGTGGCAAATCCACGGTGGCACTCACTGTTGTGCGCTATCTTCCGCGTAACGGCAAGATTACCGGCGGATCGGTCAACCTCGACGGTGCTGATGTCATGCAGCTTGGGCCTGAAGCGCTTCGGAGCCTGCGCGCAAAAAAGGTCTCGATGGTCTACCAAGATCCCGGTAAAGCACTCAATCCTTCGCTAAAGGTGGGCCGCCAGCTAGCGGAGGTGTTTGAAGTGATGGGGGTACCGCCGGCAGAGCGCGAACCTCGCGCGGTCGAAATGCTGAAGAAGGTGCGGATCGCCGATCCTGATTCAGTGATGCAGCGCTATCCTCATCAGCTTTCAGGCGGGATGCAGCAGCGAGTCGCGATCGCCATGGCTCTGGCAAACGATCCGACAATGCTGATTCTTGACGAGCCGACCACCGGTCTTGACGTCACCGTAGAAGCCGAGGTGCTCGACCTTGTCGCTGATCTGCGGAATGAAATCGGCGCCTCCATCCTATTCATCAGCCACAATCTCGCGGTAGTGGCTAAAATGTGTGACCGGGTTGGGGTCCTTTATGCCGGGATGCTTGTGGAGGAAGGGCCTGCACGCGACATATTCGGTTCACCGAGTCATCCCTACACTGTCGCACTTCTGCGTTGCATGCCGCATGCTGGGCAGACAAAAACTCATGGGCTGCTTGAGTCTATTCCGGGCTTCCTACCTCCGCCCGGCGCGCAGCTTTCCGGCTGTCCCTTTGTCAAGCGTTGTCCTCTCGCCGACGGCCGCTGTCGCGCAGAAATCCCTGAACTACAGGACTGCGGCGGCCGGCTCGTGCGTTGCCACTACCCGGATCGGGCGGCTAACCTTCCGCCCAGCATAGAGGCTGGCGACGTACTTCCGAAGCCTCCATCCGAAGCCGCGCAGATACTTCGGGTTAGCAATCTCTCGAAGACCTACGGTCAAGGAAACCATGCCATCCGAGTGGTAACCGACGTTTCACTAAGCTTGCAGGCAGGCGAAACACTCGGCCTGGTTGGTGAGTCGGGCTCGGGCAAAACCACGCTCGCCCGAATGCTCCTGGGCTTGGTACCGCCCGACCCCGGCGGAAGCATTGAGCTCGACGGCAGACCCCTCGCCGGTAGTCTCGAGCGGCGACGGGAGGACGAGGTAAAGGCGGTGCAGATCGTGTTCCAAAACCCAGACTCGGCCTTGAACCGCTCCCACTCCGTCGCACGTATCATTGGTCGCGCACTGCGCAGGCTCGGAGGCTTTCGGGGAACCGACTTGGCTAAGCGTCTCGACAATCTTGTTGAGGCGGTCCGATTGTCGCCTCGACATCTAACTTTGCGCCCGAGGCAACTTTCTGGGGGGCTCAAGCAGCGCGTGGCCATAGCGAGAAGCTTCGCTGGCGATCCTCGCGTCGTAGTCTGCGACGAGCCTACTTCTGCGCTTGACGTTTCGGTCCAGGCAGCAATCCTCAACCTTCTCACTGAGCTTCAAGCAGCCCGGGCGGTAAGTTACGTGTTCATCTCCCACGACCTAGGGGTCGTGCGATACCTCTCAGACCGGATTGCGGTCCTTTATCTGGGCCGAGTTATGGAGATGGGACCATCTGAGCGTGTATTCGGAGGGCCAAACCATCCATATACCGAGGCGCTTCTTTCCGCTGTCCCGAGCATAGGAGGCACTCAAACCAACCGTATCCGCCTCACCGGCGAGAGTCCCTCCGCCGCCAACCCGCCGCCCGGGTGCGTCTTCCAAAGCAGATGCCCGCGAAAGATTGGCGGGATCTGCGAGGTGTCCGAGCCGCCAGTTACCGAGGCCGAGCCCGGCCACTTCATCCGTTGCCACATCAGTGCGAAAGATCTCATGCGCATTCAGCTACAAAACAAGGGCGGTGCTAGCACGAGGCGTTCGGTGCAAAGTGCCCCCTCGGTCGCGACCCTCTCATGA
- a CDS encoding amidase family protein, which produces MIEFYADAETVTGADEGIFHGVPFFRKDVGATETGRLQERGSRLFKGCRADTDSYFFRRAQKAGLRTIGRTRDASFGRSRQFVVCRTVRDMAAALDVFSGPHPGDPFIIVQPNRPYREELSRPTGKLRVGLARTKWGTVDLDPEVVSAVESTASLLEEMGHLVTEVEPPYASREYTRVMLAGSSYFAISLEEAAQTIGREINAETLEPINLKIYEYGRSSQRPSGDIEEVLRRLRFRVGEAVDPYDILLTPTMPMVALPHGGIFSTINPTLSAEEFKEADAALYQYTGVFNVTGQPSVSLPVAQSTAGLPIGIQIVGRFGDEATLVRVARDIEEARPWKNRLPDSRAGRRRS; this is translated from the coding sequence GTGATCGAATTCTATGCAGATGCCGAGACTGTTACCGGTGCGGACGAAGGAATTTTCCATGGCGTACCGTTCTTTCGCAAGGATGTTGGAGCCACCGAAACTGGCCGCCTGCAAGAGAGAGGGAGCCGTCTGTTCAAGGGCTGCCGTGCCGATACCGACAGCTATTTCTTCCGTCGCGCCCAGAAGGCCGGACTCCGAACCATTGGGCGAACCAGGGACGCGTCGTTTGGTCGAAGTCGGCAGTTTGTTGTATGCCGGACGGTCCGCGATATGGCGGCTGCCCTGGACGTCTTTTCAGGTCCCCATCCGGGCGACCCATTTATAATCGTACAGCCCAACCGTCCCTATAGAGAAGAGCTTTCGCGACCCACCGGCAAATTGCGGGTAGGGCTGGCAAGAACCAAGTGGGGTACGGTCGATCTCGATCCGGAAGTTGTGAGCGCAGTGGAGTCGACTGCCTCACTTCTCGAAGAAATGGGCCACCTTGTGACCGAAGTTGAGCCACCATATGCGTCCCGTGAGTACACGCGAGTCATGCTCGCCGGGTCAAGTTATTTCGCCATTTCACTCGAAGAAGCCGCGCAGACTATTGGTCGCGAGATCAACGCGGAGACTTTGGAGCCAATCAATCTGAAGATCTATGAATACGGCCGGAGTTCGCAGCGTCCTTCAGGCGACATCGAAGAGGTCTTGAGGAGGCTGCGGTTCCGCGTCGGCGAGGCAGTCGATCCTTATGATATCCTGCTTACGCCAACGATGCCAATGGTGGCCCTGCCGCATGGCGGCATCTTCAGTACGATCAACCCTACGCTCTCCGCGGAGGAATTCAAGGAAGCGGATGCCGCGCTCTATCAGTACACTGGCGTATTCAATGTCACTGGACAACCTTCTGTGTCTCTACCTGTGGCACAAAGCACCGCTGGGCTACCAATTGGAATTCAGATCGTCGGTCGCTTTGGTGACGAAGCCACTCTGGTTCGCGTCGCACGCGATATCGAGGAAGCCAGACCTTGGAAGAACCGCCTACCCGATAGTCGAGCAGGCAGAAGGAGAAGCTGA